Genomic DNA from Hordeum vulgare subsp. vulgare chromosome 2H, MorexV3_pseudomolecules_assembly, whole genome shotgun sequence:
ATCTCAATGGAGAGAGATGAGCTTACCTGTTTTATGTTATTTTACCTAGTAGAGAGTAATTGGTTCTATCTCGGAGCGAATAATATCTTCTACCTAAGAGAGAGGACCTTTTTTAGTTTATGACATTATGTAATAATGGTTAACTTgtcatgagttgttagatgatcaaGATGATGATAAGTTGTTAATGATTAATAGGATGATGAATTGTTAGATGATTAAGATGGTGATGAGTTGTTGCATGATTAAGAGGATGATAAACTATATGACATATATTAGATTAAACTAGATGAATGCAAGTCACCAAGTTGAATTATAGGAAAATATGATATTGTGCTCGTATTTTTCTCTAATTCAATTTGATCACTTGCATACACCCACTTTAATCTAATATTATTTTATGCATAATGTATATTAATATGTATGAAATTGTCTAAATACAacataaataaaaaaaggaaatacGCGCGTTTAGTAGTGGCGCGGTTTCTAAAAGCTCGCTATTAGTAGTAGCTTTGTTTATGAAAGCGCGCCGCTACTAACCCAGTTTTCAGTAGCGCTGGATAAACACATGCTATTCCTACATAAGGATAGCAATAGCGCGTgccaaccagcgctactgctacaagATAGCAGTAGCGACTAAGTGAATGCTTGGTTCTCTTTTAGACCCGCCTCAAGCAAACATGTGAGAATGATGTGTGCGACCATTTCACACGGGATTTTCCTTGCTATGTGGGCAAACTTAAAGTAAACCCAGTGTAACGTTAATTATATGAAAATTGTTTAAAACCAAACGGCTGATTTCTCTATTTCATAAATTGTCTCCCCCGCTTAACATGTGTTTCCATGAGACCGATCCAGCACTCTTCCACATTTCCTTATGTTTTCCCGAGCCGTTCTCGCCGCTCATCTTCTTACTTATTTTCCCTTCACCTCTCTTTGCAACCTACCCGCTCTCCTCCCACACACTGCTACGCATCCGCCATGGACATAGTCGCCTGCAGCTGGTGTGAGCCACCGCCGCTAACCATGCTATCTAATATGGCTCGTACCTGATCCTCCCTAGCTGCAATCTATGGGAGAGGGGGGGATCTCCCACATTGCTGCACAACACCAAGCTCCGCCGGGCAGCAACGTTGCTTCACCGTGGCCGGTGTTTGCAATGTGTAGGTGTTGCTGAGAGAGGAGTGCTGCAAGCGTTGGATCTCGTCCGCAACTGGGTTGCTCCCACACAACGCACGAGATGTGGCGCCCTCCCAGGTCTCGGCGGATGACGAAGCTGCAAGCGACTGAGTTGTAGCACAACAGACGTGGAACACGACGATGTGGCGGCGGAGCTGTAGTGCAACAACGTGGTGTTGCGTGGGGATGCGAATGAGCTACAATGAACCAACGTGGTGATGCACACCAAAGCGGCGGAGTTGCGTTGCTGCATGCTGGAGCTGCAACGGCTCGCCGACGCTGCAATGGAGCACCGCGTGTCGGTGTAGGGGCTACAATGAAGCATGGCCGGAGGTGTGACGGGTCGCCAATGTTGCGTTGGAGTACCTCGTGCCGGTGTCGTGGCTGCAATGAAGCATGGTCGGAGGTGCGACGGGTCATCGACGCTACATTGCAGGACGGCATGCCGGTGTCATGGCTACAATGAAGCATGGTCGAAGCTGCGATGGGCCGCCGGTGCTCCGTTGGAGGGCCGCCTCGCCGATGTCGGCGACTGCAGTGAAGCATTtccgtgctgttgttgttgtcgaacgCCCAATCCCGTCGACGAGGGATTGCGGATCCTGCTTGCGAAGTGTGGCGTTGCTTGTGAAACGACTCGTGTTTTGTTGTTTCACTGTCAATTCAATGGCCGTGAGGGAAGGATTGGAGTGCTGTGCAGACGGATGATTGAAATTATCTGGATGCTAACAGCGtcctaattatataatattcctTCCGTAAACTAATACAGAGTAGTatattactcccttcgttcctaaatataaatctttttagagatttcactaaggggctacgtacagagcaaaatgaataaatctatacactaaagtatgtttatatatatccgtatgtttttttaatgaaatctcttaaaagacttatactccctcaGTCTTAAAATTATTGTCTTATATTTGTTTATACATGAATGTATCTAAttaagttttagtatttagatataaAGACAAAAAATTTGGAACGAAGGAAGTATCTAGGAAGGGAGGGAGTACTACTTTGCGTATAAAAAGAACAGAAAACAGGGGAACGTTTGCTTCTGGGTGTGGGGAAAAGTCGCTAGCGCTAGAGTGCAGGGGAGAGCTCCGCATGGCGGGATCTAGTGCGGCCGCAGTTCGCGTGTGACACCTCCGCGGAGGCCGCTTTTCCACTGACACCGCCTTTAGATGTTTTTTTAAGCCGATGACTGGTGGACCAGGTATGCTCGGACCCATGTGTATGTGTAGGTAGGTGTTACGCGAGGTGGGTGGGTTGGAATAGGAGGCCCCGCCCCGGTCACAGCTAAGGGGATCCAGGCTGGCTACACCCAAAGCCGGCCTTTATACCCTATTATCCCTCGTCACCACACCTTCCGCATCGTCTCTCCAGAACATCAACCTTTTCTTGCTCCGCCATCGCCATTGCCAAGAAACAGAAGGAGGATACAGAGGCTAGCCAcggccaagaagaagaagaagaagataacaaGGACGAGGTGGTCGCAGTGAAAGTGGAAGCAGGGCCTTGAGATGGACCCGTGCCCGTTCGTACGGGTGCTGGTCGGCAACCTGGCCCTCAAAATGCCGGTCGCCCCGCgccccgccggcgccggcgccggcgtacACCCCACCACGTCGCCGTGCTACTGCACGATCCGGCTCAACAAGCTGCCGCTTCAGAGTGCCGCGGCCCCGCTGCTGCCCTCGGACGACATGACGCAGGGTCCCGCCGCGACGGGCGCACTGGCAGCCGCGTTCCACCTTTCCAAGGCCGACCTCGACCGCGTCACGGCCAAGCCGTCCCTGTTCGTCGCCCGATCCGCGAGGCTGAAGGTTGCCGTGTACGCCGGGCGGCGGGGCACCACTTGCGGGGTCAACTCCGGCCGGCTGCTCGGGAAGGTGGTCATCCCGCTGGACCTAAAGACCGCGGTGGGGAAGCCCATCGTGTTCCACAGCGGTTGGGTCCCCATCAACAAGCGCGGCCGTAAGGCCTCTGCCGTCTCCGGCTCCGCGCAGCTCAACCTCACCGTTCGCGCCGAGCCCGACCCGCGCTTCGTGTTCCAGTTCGACGGCGAGCCCGAGTGCAGCCCGCAAGTGCTCCAGGTGCAGGGCGGTATGATGCAGCCCATGTTCACCTGCAAGTTCTCCTGTCGCAGCAACAGCGACCTCCGCTCTCGGTGAGTCCTCGTCGTCATGCTCAACAATTCAACTTGAATTCCCAAACAAATGTTGACGGAATTCGTCAAATTTTCGGTATTCCAGATCAATGCACTCCGATCCAGGGAGTGGCGGCCGCAACTGGCTGATGTCGTTTGGTTCCGACCGCGAGCGCGCAGGGAAGGAGCGGAAGGGATGGTCGGTGACGGTGCACGACCTGTCCGGTTCGCCAGTGGCACTGGCGTCCATGGTCACGCCGTTTGTGGCGTCCCCCGGTTCCGACCGCGTGAGCCGGTCCAACCCGGGTGCGTGGCTTGTACTCCGGCCCGGCGACGGCACTTGGAAGCCGTGGGGCCGCCTGGAATGCTGGCGCGAGCGCGGCGCTGGCGCGGCCGGCGACAGCCTCGGGTACCGGTTCGAGCTCCTGATTCCTGACCCCACCGGAATGGGCGTCGGCGTCTCTGTCGCCGAGTCCAACGTCCCTACCTCCCGCGGCGGGCGCTTCGTGATTGACCTGACGGCGGCGCAGCCCTTCGGGCGGAGCGGGTCGCCTGGGTGCAGCCCGCGCGGGAGCGGTGACTTCAGCGGCGGGTACGGGCTTTGGCCCTTCGGGAGCTACCGCGGGTTCGTGATGTCGGCGGCAGTGCAGGGCGAAGGGCGGTGCAGCC
This window encodes:
- the LOC123426303 gene encoding uncharacterized protein LOC123426303; the encoded protein is MDPCPFVRVLVGNLALKMPVAPRPAGAGAGVHPTTSPCYCTIRLNKLPLQSAAAPLLPSDDMTQGPAATGALAAAFHLSKADLDRVTAKPSLFVARSARLKVAVYAGRRGTTCGVNSGRLLGKVVIPLDLKTAVGKPIVFHSGWVPINKRGRKASAVSGSAQLNLTVRAEPDPRFVFQFDGEPECSPQVLQVQGGMMQPMFTCKFSCRSNSDLRSRSMHSDPGSGGRNWLMSFGSDRERAGKERKGWSVTVHDLSGSPVALASMVTPFVASPGSDRVSRSNPGAWLVLRPGDGTWKPWGRLECWRERGAGAAGDSLGYRFELLIPDPTGMGVGVSVAESNVPTSRGGRFVIDLTAAQPFGRSGSPGCSPRGSGDFSGGYGLWPFGSYRGFVMSAAVQGEGRCSRPTVEVGVPHVGCAEDAAAFVALAAAVDLSMDACRLFSHRLRRELSSTRSDPLR